A DNA window from Hymenobacter aquaticus contains the following coding sequences:
- a CDS encoding alpha/beta hydrolase has product MTETRYQPDVLGPDFEQLVLPQPADYEGPVVCTLVRACHPPAGTRAVLYVHGFTDYFFQRDMAAEYQRHGFRFYALDLRKYGRSWLPHQTANNVRDLREYYADLDAALAVLLAEGCRTIVLSGHSTGGLIVALYAQEGARRAAVAALFLNSPFLEMHQSWLNRAVAVPLAAAVGRFAPGLKIPANLPTAYGESLHQRYRGEWDYHLPWKPIEVFPVNTGWLRAIHAGHRRVARGLSIPQPVLVLHSDQTVTEKGWSEQYFEADGVLNVRHIRELSPRLGPRVTVAAIPGGMHDLVLSRPAVRALVYRELFQWLTAVLPGAA; this is encoded by the coding sequence ATGACCGAAACCCGCTACCAACCCGATGTGCTCGGCCCCGATTTCGAGCAGCTGGTTCTTCCGCAGCCCGCCGACTACGAAGGCCCCGTGGTGTGCACCCTGGTGCGGGCCTGCCACCCGCCGGCCGGCACCCGGGCCGTGCTCTACGTGCACGGCTTCACCGACTACTTTTTTCAGCGCGACATGGCCGCCGAGTACCAGCGCCACGGCTTCCGCTTCTACGCCCTCGACTTGCGCAAATACGGCCGCTCGTGGCTGCCCCACCAAACGGCCAATAACGTGCGCGACCTGCGCGAGTACTACGCCGACCTCGACGCGGCCCTGGCCGTGCTGCTGGCCGAGGGCTGCCGCACCATCGTGCTCAGCGGCCACTCCACCGGCGGACTTATCGTGGCGCTGTACGCGCAGGAAGGCGCGCGGCGCGCGGCGGTAGCGGCGCTGTTTCTGAACAGCCCGTTTCTGGAAATGCACCAGAGCTGGCTCAACCGCGCCGTGGCCGTGCCGCTGGCCGCCGCCGTGGGCCGGTTTGCGCCCGGGCTGAAGATTCCGGCCAACCTGCCCACGGCCTACGGGGAAAGCCTGCACCAGCGCTACCGGGGCGAGTGGGACTACCACCTGCCCTGGAAGCCGATTGAGGTGTTTCCGGTGAATACGGGCTGGCTGCGCGCCATTCACGCCGGTCACCGCCGCGTGGCCCGGGGCCTGAGCATTCCGCAGCCGGTGCTGGTGCTGCACTCCGACCAAACCGTGACGGAGAAAGGCTGGAGTGAGCAGTACTTCGAGGCCGACGGGGTGCTGAACGTGCGCCACATCCGGGAGCTGAGCCCCCGGCTGGGGCCGCGCGTCACGGTGGCCGCCATTCCGGGCGGCATGCACGATTTGGTTTTGTCGCGGCCGGCGGTGCGGGCTCTGGTGTACCGGGAGCTGTTTCAGTGGCTGACGGCGGTGCTGCCCGGGGCGGCGTAG
- a CDS encoding L,D-transpeptidase family protein, with amino-acid sequence MRTFFLAASLLLLSACPPNPAFREYQLTYPRVKLAYARKWPQLSTLLRSRRIDPARLEVFFRVFKIGRRLEAWGRNQGDATFQLLRAYPLAATSGSLGPKRHEGDNQVPEGFYRLDRFNPISTYYMSLGLDYPNASDRALGGPNPGSHIFVHGSDVTVGCLPITDDGIQEVYLLALEARSAGQQDLQIHIFPFEMNAQNMERYRQNVHYSFWQSLQPGFAYFDEHLTPAVVEVETTGRYVVR; translated from the coding sequence ATGCGAACCTTCTTTCTGGCCGCCAGCCTGCTGCTTTTATCGGCGTGCCCGCCCAATCCGGCTTTTCGGGAATATCAGCTCACCTACCCCCGGGTGAAGCTGGCCTACGCCCGCAAGTGGCCCCAGCTTAGCACGCTGCTGCGCAGCCGCCGCATCGACCCGGCCCGGCTGGAGGTGTTTTTCCGGGTGTTCAAAATCGGGCGGCGGCTCGAAGCCTGGGGCCGCAACCAAGGCGACGCGACGTTTCAGCTGCTGCGCGCCTACCCGCTGGCCGCCACCTCCGGCTCGCTCGGCCCCAAGCGCCACGAGGGCGACAACCAGGTGCCCGAGGGCTTCTACCGCCTCGACCGGTTCAACCCCATCAGCACCTACTACATGTCGCTGGGCCTCGACTACCCCAACGCCTCCGACCGGGCCCTGGGCGGCCCCAACCCCGGCAGCCACATCTTCGTGCACGGCTCCGACGTGACGGTGGGCTGCCTGCCCATCACCGACGACGGGATTCAGGAAGTGTACCTGCTGGCCCTGGAAGCCCGCAGCGCCGGCCAGCAGGATCTACAAATTCACATTTTTCCTTTCGAGATGAACGCCCAGAACATGGAGCGCTACCGCCAGAACGTGCACTACAGCTTCTGGCAGAGCCTGCAGCCGGGTTTTGCGTACTTCGACGAGCACCTGACGCCGGCCGTGGTGGAAGTGGAAACTACCGGCAGGTACGTGGTGCGGTAG
- a CDS encoding GEVED domain-containing protein yields MPVAAHWSWLLLLPLLWTLTSPAAWAQTCALASTCQPGAAPVANQAFGMGIFRVQLAGLDTTTAGGTDGYQNYACRARAAQLVRGTTYTLAVQTNPNAAETLRAWIDFDGNGVLSDAELVLASTATGQHTGSFTVPATALTTTPLRLRLAADYVNSPVPTACSTPRYSQTEDYRVLVPGSVTAPRPQARFTAPDTVTCAGSIAFRDQSSNTPTSWLWTFGDGTTSTQQHPAHSYAQAGTYTVKLRACNAQGCDSLTRPAYISVRTDGPRAASCQPATSVYCCGFGLTRVQLATIDQRSADGAAGYQDFSCQQRATLSADRSYPLQLTTAALAHDVRVYLDLNDNGQFDLPGELLYQSIGVQSPAISLPVTATSGTIYNRPLRLRIWADVAGAAAFGPCVAPQRGQVEDYSVTLLPNTAAPVARFALTYPRLCGPLQAALTNQTTGGATSYHWDFGDGTTSTAANPPAHAYSTGGVYPVQLIARNALGADTATQTVVVAVRCPTYCTAAGTGGSASVPSYFTRVQVGSLDNATSRQPGTAYRDFTALTVDLQQDQRYTLRTQTLPWAYGTGPWVRVAAWIDYNQDGYMAHDEQLGDVTMNSPQLLSFRVPANALPGPTRLRVLQTRLTDYASPYDSCPAAFNSAGTEDYTVIIQPAAQAPVAGFRSDLTTMCSGTVQLQDTSRYAPAAWRWSFGDGTFSTLQNPQHTYAAPGTYAVSLQVTNRYGSSTALRPAYLTVTGLDQGPRPASCLPIGGPDIEPGFWIKSSIEFGSSWQYSNPQRLAPYVDATCTTPPIRLTAGVPTSFAMRTPPSTSKAFMWLQIWLDSNDDGVLDPQTERLYHDGNNTLWSGTITPPISAVRGRPLRLRMAWMGAQAVYYNGADPRPCFREEYAGQARDFTVIVSTVTPTTAAAPAAPAWQVYPNPSAGQILIEGAANRTLEVRDTMGRLVREQFLTGQAPSPLDLTYLPKGVYILRLRGAGGTRKVLLY; encoded by the coding sequence ATGCCAGTTGCCGCACATTGGAGCTGGCTCTTGCTGCTGCCGCTGCTCTGGACGCTGACCAGCCCGGCCGCCTGGGCCCAGACCTGCGCGCTGGCCAGCACCTGCCAGCCGGGTGCGGCGCCGGTAGCCAACCAGGCCTTCGGCATGGGTATCTTCCGGGTGCAGCTGGCCGGGCTCGATACCACGACTGCCGGCGGCACCGACGGCTACCAGAACTACGCCTGCCGGGCCCGGGCCGCCCAGCTGGTACGCGGGACCACCTACACCCTGGCGGTGCAGACCAACCCCAACGCGGCCGAAACCCTGCGCGCCTGGATTGACTTCGACGGCAACGGCGTGCTCAGCGACGCGGAGCTGGTGCTGGCCTCTACCGCCACCGGGCAGCATACGGGCAGCTTCACGGTGCCCGCCACGGCCCTGACCACCACGCCCCTGCGCCTGCGCCTGGCCGCCGACTACGTTAACTCGCCGGTACCCACGGCTTGCTCCACGCCCCGGTATTCGCAGACCGAAGACTACCGCGTGCTGGTGCCGGGCTCGGTTACCGCGCCCCGCCCGCAGGCCCGCTTCACGGCTCCGGATACCGTGACCTGCGCGGGTAGCATTGCGTTCCGGGACCAATCGAGCAACACGCCCACCAGTTGGCTCTGGACCTTCGGCGACGGCACAACCAGCACCCAGCAACACCCTGCGCACAGCTACGCCCAGGCTGGCACCTACACCGTGAAGCTACGCGCCTGTAATGCGCAGGGCTGCGACTCGCTGACGCGCCCGGCCTACATCAGCGTGCGCACCGACGGGCCCCGGGCCGCCAGCTGCCAGCCCGCCACCAGCGTCTACTGCTGCGGCTTTGGCCTGACGCGGGTACAGCTGGCCACTATTGATCAGCGCTCGGCCGACGGGGCCGCCGGCTACCAGGATTTCAGCTGCCAGCAGCGGGCCACACTCTCCGCCGACCGCTCCTACCCGCTCCAGCTTACCACGGCTGCTCTCGCCCACGACGTGCGCGTGTATCTCGATTTGAACGACAACGGCCAGTTCGACCTGCCCGGCGAGCTGCTCTACCAGAGCATTGGGGTGCAAAGCCCGGCTATCTCGTTGCCCGTTACCGCCACCAGCGGCACGATCTATAACCGGCCGCTACGGCTGCGCATCTGGGCCGACGTGGCGGGCGCGGCAGCTTTCGGGCCCTGCGTGGCGCCGCAGCGCGGGCAGGTGGAAGACTACTCGGTGACGCTGCTGCCCAACACGGCCGCCCCGGTGGCCCGGTTTGCCCTGACCTACCCGCGGCTGTGCGGTCCGCTGCAGGCCGCCCTCACCAACCAGACCACCGGCGGGGCCACCAGCTACCACTGGGACTTCGGCGACGGCACGACCAGCACGGCCGCCAACCCGCCGGCCCACGCCTACAGCACCGGCGGCGTGTATCCGGTGCAGTTGATTGCCCGCAACGCCCTGGGGGCCGATACGGCCACTCAAACGGTGGTGGTAGCCGTGCGCTGCCCAACGTATTGCACGGCAGCCGGCACCGGCGGCTCGGCTTCCGTACCCTCCTACTTTACCCGCGTGCAGGTCGGCAGCCTCGACAACGCCACCAGCCGCCAGCCCGGCACCGCCTACCGCGACTTCACGGCCCTGACCGTGGACCTGCAGCAGGACCAGCGCTACACCCTGCGCACCCAGACGCTGCCCTGGGCCTACGGTACTGGTCCCTGGGTGCGCGTCGCGGCCTGGATTGACTACAACCAGGACGGCTACATGGCGCATGACGAGCAACTGGGCGACGTGACGATGAACAGCCCGCAGCTGCTCTCGTTCCGGGTGCCGGCCAACGCCCTGCCGGGACCTACGCGCCTACGGGTGCTGCAAACCCGCCTCACCGACTACGCCAGCCCCTACGACAGCTGCCCGGCGGCCTTCAACTCGGCCGGCACCGAAGACTACACGGTCATCATTCAGCCCGCGGCCCAGGCCCCGGTGGCCGGCTTCCGCAGCGACCTGACCACCATGTGCAGCGGCACGGTGCAGCTGCAGGACACGAGCCGCTACGCCCCGGCCGCCTGGCGCTGGTCGTTTGGCGACGGCACGTTCAGCACCCTACAGAACCCGCAGCACACCTACGCCGCGCCGGGCACCTATGCCGTTTCCCTGCAGGTCACGAACCGCTACGGCAGCAGCACCGCGCTACGCCCCGCCTACCTGACCGTAACCGGCCTCGACCAGGGGCCGCGGCCGGCGTCCTGCCTGCCCATCGGCGGCCCGGATATTGAGCCCGGATTCTGGATCAAGAGCAGCATTGAGTTTGGCTCGTCGTGGCAATATTCGAACCCGCAGCGGCTGGCACCCTACGTGGATGCCACCTGCACTACGCCCCCTATCCGGCTGACGGCCGGCGTGCCCACGTCATTTGCCATGCGCACGCCCCCGAGCACCTCCAAGGCATTTATGTGGCTGCAGATCTGGCTCGACAGCAACGACGACGGCGTGCTCGACCCGCAAACGGAGCGCCTCTACCACGACGGCAACAACACGCTCTGGAGCGGCACCATCACGCCCCCGATTTCGGCCGTGCGGGGCCGCCCGCTGCGCCTGCGCATGGCCTGGATGGGTGCCCAAGCCGTGTATTATAATGGCGCTGACCCCCGCCCCTGTTTCCGGGAAGAATACGCCGGGCAGGCCCGGGACTTTACCGTCATTGTCTCCACCGTGACGCCGACCACGGCTGCTGCCCCGGCCGCTCCCGCGTGGCAGGTATATCCGAATCCCAGCGCCGGGCAGATCCTGATTGAAGGGGCTGCCAACCGCACCCTGGAAGTAAGGGATACGATGGGCCGGTTGGTACGGGAACAGTTCCTGACCGGCCAGGCACCCTCCCCGCTCGACCTGACGTATTTGCCTAAGGGCGTCTATATCCTGCGGCTGCGCGGCGCCGGGGGCACCCGGAAAGTGCTGCTTTATTAG